The following coding sequences are from one Megamonas funiformis window:
- the xylB gene encoding xylulokinase, producing the protein MMKYLLGLDIGTSATKTVLFDETMKVIASVSEEYPMYQPQNGWAEQNPKDWYNASLHTIQEVLAKSKINPEDVKGVGLSGQMHGLVMLDENNEVIRPSIIWCDQRTVKECEEITAKVGAERLIEITANPALTGFTASKILWVRNNEPENYARCKHILLPKDYVRFCMTGEYATEVSDASGMQLLDIPKRQWSDEILEKLDIDKNLLAKVYESPEVTGHINDEFAKLSGLSTDTVVVGGAGDNAAAAIGTGIVKDGKAFTTIGTSGVVFAHTDKLSIDPKGRVHTFCCAVPGCWHVMGVTLAAGLSLKWFRDNIADNYKVKAEELGKDPYVLMNEAVAKIPCGSDRLMYLPYLMGERTPHLDPNCRGVFFGLSAIHTKENMMRAVMEGVAYSLSDCYDILKEMGVTVDEMMACGGGGKSPVWRQMLADMFECEVKTLTSEEGPALGVAILAGVGAGIFKDVVSACDEFIKTGTNCSPIKEESEYYKQGHALYKKVYAQLKDCYQDLAKL; encoded by the coding sequence ATGATGAAATATTTATTAGGTTTAGATATAGGAACTTCAGCGACAAAGACAGTATTATTTGATGAAACTATGAAAGTTATAGCTTCAGTTTCAGAAGAATATCCAATGTATCAACCACAAAATGGTTGGGCAGAACAAAATCCAAAAGATTGGTATAATGCTTCCTTACATACAATTCAAGAAGTTTTGGCAAAATCTAAAATTAATCCTGAAGATGTAAAAGGCGTAGGTTTATCTGGTCAAATGCATGGGCTAGTAATGCTTGATGAAAATAATGAAGTAATTCGTCCTTCAATTATTTGGTGTGACCAAAGAACAGTAAAAGAATGTGAAGAAATCACTGCTAAGGTTGGAGCTGAAAGATTGATAGAAATTACAGCAAATCCAGCATTGACAGGATTTACAGCATCAAAAATTTTATGGGTTAGAAATAATGAACCAGAAAATTATGCAAGATGTAAACATATTTTATTGCCAAAAGATTATGTACGTTTTTGCATGACAGGTGAGTATGCAACAGAAGTATCTGATGCAAGTGGAATGCAATTATTAGATATTCCAAAACGTCAATGGTCAGATGAGATTTTAGAAAAACTTGATATAGACAAAAATTTATTGGCAAAAGTATATGAATCTCCAGAAGTAACAGGACATATTAATGATGAATTTGCTAAATTATCAGGACTTAGCACTGATACAGTAGTTGTAGGTGGTGCAGGAGATAATGCGGCAGCAGCTATTGGTACTGGTATTGTAAAAGACGGTAAAGCATTCACTACAATTGGTACAAGTGGTGTAGTATTTGCACATACAGATAAATTAAGTATTGATCCAAAAGGTAGAGTTCATACTTTTTGTTGTGCAGTACCAGGTTGCTGGCATGTAATGGGGGTAACACTTGCAGCAGGTTTATCACTTAAATGGTTCCGCGATAATATAGCTGATAATTATAAAGTAAAAGCAGAAGAATTGGGAAAAGATCCATATGTACTCATGAATGAAGCAGTAGCAAAAATTCCATGTGGCAGTGATAGATTGATGTATTTACCATATTTGATGGGCGAAAGAACACCACATCTTGATCCAAATTGCAGAGGTGTATTCTTTGGTTTATCTGCAATTCATACAAAAGAAAATATGATGAGAGCAGTCATGGAAGGTGTAGCATATTCACTTAGCGATTGTTATGACATTTTGAAAGAAATGGGTGTAACAGTAGATGAAATGATGGCATGTGGTGGTGGTGGCAAAAGCCCAGTATGGCGCCAGATGCTTGCAGATATGTTTGAATGTGAAGTAAAAACATTGACTTCTGAAGAAGGTCCAGCATTAGGGGTAGCTATTTTAGCTGGTGTAGGAGCTGGAATTTTCAAAGATGTAGTATCTGCTTGTGATGAATTTATCAAAACAGGAACAAATTGCAGTCCAATAAAAGAAGAAAGTGAATATTATAAACAAGGACATGCTTTATACAAGAAAGTATATGCGCAATTAAAGGATTGTTATCAGGATTTAGCTAAGTTATAA
- a CDS encoding sugar porter family MFS transporter has translation MGTIKSEVAFQTTSASRVKFVRIFVFVVAGMAGLLFGLDQGVISGALPFIAKEWELTSRLQEWVVSSMMVGAAIGAIIASKLSSGIGRKKSLMIGAALFIVGCLGSGMATSVEMLIGARLILGLSVGIASYTAPLYLAEMSDKDARGSIISGYQLMVTVGILVAFLSDTYFSYTGDWRAMLMVIAIPAVALILCVLALPESPRWLASKGRFQESANVLSSMHTNVEIAKTELHDIKENLKVKQAGWELFKANKNVRRAVFLGVLLQFMQQLTGFNIIMYYSPKILSIAGFSSTEEQMIGTVVNGLVFVLATFIAVGTVDKSGRKPALSRCFAIMAVSLFVLGLCFFGLESGNTSTWIPYLSAGMVILAIIGFGFGAGPVVWILCSEIQPLKSRDFGIACSTMTNWLSCTLIGATFLTLLDTLGSTMTFWLYAALNALFVYLTMRYVPETKGVTLEKIEQNLMEGKKLKDIGC, from the coding sequence ATGGGAACAATAAAATCTGAAGTAGCATTTCAAACGACATCAGCAAGTCGTGTAAAATTTGTGAGAATTTTCGTATTTGTGGTTGCTGGTATGGCAGGTTTATTATTTGGTCTTGACCAAGGGGTTATTTCTGGAGCTTTACCATTTATTGCCAAAGAATGGGAACTTACAAGTCGTCTACAAGAATGGGTAGTAAGTTCTATGATGGTAGGTGCAGCTATTGGGGCAATTATTGCTTCAAAATTATCTTCTGGAATTGGCCGTAAAAAATCTTTGATGATTGGTGCTGCATTATTTATTGTAGGTTGTCTTGGTTCTGGTATGGCAACAAGTGTAGAAATGCTCATTGGTGCTCGTTTGATTTTAGGTCTTTCTGTAGGTATAGCATCTTATACAGCTCCATTATATTTAGCTGAAATGTCAGACAAAGATGCTCGTGGAAGTATTATTTCTGGCTATCAATTAATGGTTACAGTAGGTATTTTAGTAGCTTTCTTATCTGATACTTATTTTAGTTATACTGGTGATTGGAGAGCTATGCTCATGGTCATTGCTATTCCAGCAGTAGCACTTATTTTATGTGTATTAGCATTGCCCGAAAGTCCTCGTTGGCTTGCTTCTAAAGGTCGTTTCCAAGAATCTGCTAATGTATTAAGTTCCATGCATACTAATGTTGAAATTGCAAAAACTGAATTACATGATATTAAAGAAAATTTAAAAGTAAAACAAGCTGGTTGGGAATTATTCAAAGCTAATAAAAATGTTCGTCGTGCAGTATTTTTAGGTGTATTACTTCAATTTATGCAACAGCTCACAGGCTTCAATATCATTATGTATTATTCTCCAAAAATTTTAAGTATTGCAGGTTTCTCTTCTACAGAAGAACAGATGATAGGTACTGTAGTCAATGGTCTTGTATTCGTTTTAGCAACATTTATTGCTGTAGGTACTGTTGATAAATCTGGTCGTAAACCAGCATTATCTAGATGTTTTGCTATAATGGCTGTTTCCTTATTTGTTTTAGGTCTTTGCTTCTTTGGTTTAGAAAGTGGAAATACATCTACATGGATTCCTTACTTATCTGCTGGTATGGTAATTTTAGCAATTATTGGCTTTGGTTTTGGTGCAGGTCCTGTTGTATGGATTTTATGTTCTGAAATTCAACCACTTAAGAGCCGTGATTTTGGTATTGCTTGCTCTACAATGACTAACTGGTTATCTTGTACTTTAATCGGTGCTACATTCTTAACTTTACTTGATACATTAGGTTCTACAATGACTTTCTGGCTCTATGCAGCATTGAATGCTTTATTTGTATATTTAACAATGCGTTATGTACCTGAAACAAAAGGTGTAACATTAGAAAAAATTGAACAGAACCTTATGGAAGGTAAAAAATTAAAAGATATCGGTTGTTAA
- a CDS encoding LacI family DNA-binding transcriptional regulator: protein MVTIKQIADLCGVSRGTVDRVINERGNVKPETKELVLSMAKELGYKPNPAGKALSARKKNPVVGVVISSEGNPFFDDVIRGIKLATEKYEIYGLKVIWKNMRGYDVKSQHEIMEELKDKVNALIINPVNDPVIINEINEFVDAGIFVVTINNDVDNSKRQCYVGSDYTNGGETAGALLQMIIPNGANIGIVMGSSKVLGHKQRLAGFEENINKNPKFKIVDIQENDDDDISSYDKTKMMLTKHKEINAIFIVAAGVYGACRAVLSLKKQNDLTIIAFDTVPTTVEMMKKNVIKAVIYQHPYRQGQRAMQIVFEYLVNGISPDKSRHIMKNEIKILENL from the coding sequence GTGGTTACGATAAAACAAATTGCGGACCTTTGTGGTGTCTCACGAGGAACAGTGGATAGAGTTATAAACGAACGTGGCAATGTAAAGCCAGAGACGAAAGAACTTGTGTTATCTATGGCAAAAGAATTAGGTTATAAGCCAAATCCAGCAGGAAAAGCACTATCTGCTAGAAAGAAAAATCCAGTGGTGGGAGTTGTGATTTCATCAGAAGGTAATCCTTTCTTTGATGATGTTATCAGAGGTATAAAATTAGCTACGGAAAAATATGAAATTTATGGATTGAAAGTCATTTGGAAAAATATGAGAGGCTATGATGTAAAGTCTCAACATGAAATCATGGAAGAGCTTAAAGATAAAGTAAATGCCTTGATTATTAATCCAGTAAATGACCCTGTAATTATAAATGAAATCAATGAATTTGTAGATGCTGGAATTTTTGTAGTAACAATAAATAATGATGTAGATAATTCCAAACGTCAATGTTATGTAGGTAGTGATTATACTAATGGCGGTGAAACAGCAGGTGCATTATTGCAGATGATTATACCAAATGGGGCTAATATAGGTATAGTCATGGGTTCATCAAAGGTATTAGGTCATAAGCAACGTTTAGCTGGATTTGAAGAAAATATAAATAAAAATCCTAAATTTAAAATAGTAGATATTCAAGAAAATGATGATGATGATATATCTTCATATGATAAGACTAAGATGATGTTGACAAAACATAAAGAAATAAATGCAATATTTATTGTAGCAGCTGGTGTATATGGTGCTTGTAGAGCGGTATTATCATTAAAAAAACAGAATGATTTAACGATAATTGCTTTTGATACAGTGCCAACTACAGTGGAAATGATGAAGAAAAATGTAATTAAAGCAGTGATTTATCAACACCCTTATAGACAAGGTCAAAGAGCTATGCAAATTGTTTTTGAATATCTAGTAAATGGTATTAGCCCTGATAAAAGTAGACATATAATGAAAAATGAAATAAAAATATTAGAAAATTTATGA